One Thermoanaerobacterales bacterium genomic window carries:
- the thiE gene encoding thiamine phosphate synthase gives LARAHEMRDLTRELGMIFIVNDRLDIALAAGADGVHLGQDDLPLAAARAVAGRDLIIGVSTHSLEQALAAEEAGADYIGVGPVFPTATKPDYSVVGLELVRQVAERVRIPFVAIGGIDRTNAAAVLAAGARRLAVVRAVFGAPDIEEAAAALVEQIKRCKEGTGLDTDAAGPAG, from the coding sequence CTGGCGCGCGCGCACGAAATGCGGGACCTGACACGGGAACTGGGGATGATCTTTATTGTCAACGACCGCCTGGACATCGCGCTCGCCGCGGGGGCCGACGGGGTGCACCTGGGGCAGGACGACCTGCCCCTGGCCGCCGCCCGGGCCGTTGCCGGGCGGGACCTGATCATCGGGGTTTCCACGCACAGCCTCGAACAAGCCCTGGCCGCCGAGGAAGCGGGGGCGGATTACATCGGGGTGGGGCCGGTCTTTCCCACGGCCACCAAGCCGGATTATAGTGTTGTGGGACTTGAGCTTGTACGGCAGGTGGCCGAAAGGGTGCGTATCCCGTTTGTCGCCATCGGCGGCATCGACCGGACCAACGCCGCCGCGGTCCTGGCCGCGGGCGCACGGCGCCTGGCGGTGGTCCGGGCCGTCTTCGGCGCCCCCGATATCGAGGAGGCCGCCGCCGCTTTGGTGGAGCAGATCAAACGTTGCAAGGAGGGAACCGGCCTTGACACAGATGCTGCAGGCCCTGCAGGGTAA